The segment GCCTCCCGCTTTACGGGTCCAGACTGAAGCGGCGGCCATGGTACAGGGAGTACTGGCAGCGATCATCAACCCGATTTGAAAATCGATGCCCATCTGCATCGACATCAACATCATTCCCAAAATCGGAATGGCGATATAGTTCGTACACGAGGAAAGCAGCACGGGGCCTGGATAACGGAACGAATCATACAAGAGTCGACTGTTCAGACTGAACGCCATCAGAAACAGGACGATTTGCGTCAGGTTTTTAGGTTTCAGAAGTTCTGTAACCTGATTGACCTCTTCTTCCGACGAATGATATCCCCACCACAAACCTGCAGAGATAAATATCGTCAGACCAAATAAGAACCACTGTTTCTGAATATATTGCAGCATATAATCGCCATAGACCGAAAATTTGAGCCCTCCCATCCACGGCACACACTGGTGGTGCACGTAATAGCTGGGGCAGCTATCCGGAAAGGCACGTCCCGACAGGTCCAAAGTTGGACATGAGTTCGTGGGACATGCAGGGGCACTTTCCTGACATTGGAAGCAGATTGCCTATTTTTGCACTCAATACCTACAGTCACAACCGGTGCGGGAAGGAAACAGCCGGAATCTTCCCGAAAGCCGATCAAAGCAACTCCAAATGTGAGAGCAACCCGCTTACATCAATAACAGATTTAATTCGATTTTTTGAGTCGTTCCTCAGTCTGAACCTGACGAATTCGTTTTAGCTGTAATTCCAAACCATATCGGTCCAATGATCCCTCGGGCAGCTGATTTATCAGCTGATCTAGCATTCGGATCGCCAATGCGTATTTACCACTTCGTGCATATGCAGGTACTGCATTTATGAATGCCGGTTTGCTCCAGGAACCTTGCGAACCATACTTGCGATTATATTCAGTGAACATATCCGCCGATTGGTCGTATCGTCCCAATGCCAACTGCGCCACTGCCAACCAGTATGAGATATTGCTTTGGGCCATTTCAGTATAGGCCGCTTCCTGAGGTTTACCGATTTGCTGAAGTTGTTCTACCGATAGCACTGAGCTATCGGTCCCACCATTCATCATCACTTGAATACCGACGAACTGTTTTATCGCCTGTTGATGATTTCCCACCAGATAGGACAATCGAGTTCTTCCTACCGCGTTCGAATGCGTCAGCTTAAAGACAGTCTCGTTTCCTTCAATTTCCTGCGCTCCTTCAAAATAGGCACGGAATGAACCAGAAAACACATTCACGATCTGTTGTTGCTGTTCCGATAAATCGACTTTTTCCCGTTTCTTGAGAGGGTACGACCAGATTGTTAAATCCTCCTCTTTCCACTTGCCATTCGATTGAGTCACCAATCGGGTCGGAAGCCCTTGGCCACTCTCATCATCTATTAGACCATCGTAAAGCAAAAACTTGGAATCAAGAGGTAACTGAGTCTGGAAGCGGCTAAAACGAGGCAACCACAATTCGGGATATCCAATCATTTCGATGCTTACATCTTTAAGGCCATCGAAGGTCAGTGGAAAGGGATGTTCATCGTCGAGATTGAGATTCGCAATGACACTCTCGTCGCTGGTCACTTCCTCCAAGGTAGCCACATCCGTAATAGCATAGGAAGCATTATCCTGCTCAAGACCTGGAATTGGCATTCCCAATTGAGTGCTGAATAGATAGACGCCATCGCGCAGAATGACTCCAACAAGCCAGGGAGACTGTTCGCTAACTCCGCCCTTGGGCCTGACGATACAACTGTCGATTCGATTCTGACGAAGAATATCTGCAAACAATAATGCACGGTCCTCTGCTGTTCCCATCCCCCATTTCAGGTTCTGGTGAGAAGTCAGGCCAAGCTGACCAATTTCCGGAACGAGCGCAATGTTGTTTATTGCAAAGTCGAACACCTGTAGCACGCGTTGAATATCCGAATCTTGTCCGGTAGCCACCGTCTCCCAGATCAGATAATGCAAAATTGAGTCACGAATATGGTCGGTATCACGAAGTTGAAACCGGCCCGGTGACAGTTCTGAAATCTGCTCTTCACTGAGCCACTGTTTCAGTTTTTCGGAATCGATACTTCCATCGCTGGCACCGCAACTATTCGACCAGTCATTCAACAGTCCAAGAATCATTTCATTTTCGACTCGAATTGAGTGTTGTTCGGGATGGCTCATCGAGATGATCGAGGACACCCATCGCTCGCATTGCTCGTCTGAATCTGAAGAAGCATTCGCATCCACCGAAGAGGCATTATCTTCATCATTGTTAGCGGGAATGTCGTCAGGCGGACGACACCCGGAGTGAGAAAGGCTCAGAATTAGAACGAGCAGCGACAGTAATCCCGGCTTGAAGCGGATAGAAGTGGAATCGCTCAAGTAAGACTTGTTCAAAAATGTTTTCATGGGATTGAAATATTGCTTGAAAGAGATGATCTGATTGACAGGAAATGAATCGATTAGGGCTGAATAAAAAAATCAACAGTTCATGAATAAAAGATTATGGAAAGGAGAGCGTTAGTTCGCGAAGTTGTTTCAGTTCTGAAATCAAAGCCGCAAGTTGAGAAAGTGGTAACATATTCGGTCCGTCGCTCTTGGCATTATCCGGATCAGGATGGGTCTCTATAAAAACGGCATCAACACCCGCTGCAACTGCTGCGCGAGCAAGCGGACGAATCATCTCCCGCTGTCCACCCGTCGTACTCCCACCGGGCGTCTGCACACTGTGTGTTGCATCAAAAATCACGGGAACGCCATGTTGCTTCATAATCGGAATGGCACGAAAATCATTGACCAACCGACCGTAGCCAAAGACTGTTCCCCGTTCGGTCAGCATGATATTCGCATTCCCCGCTTCCTCCGCTTTGCGAACGGCATGTAGTGTATCTTCTGGAGCAACGAATTGTGGCTTCTTGATATTAATGACGCCGCCATATTTCGCGGTCGCTTCTGCCGTCGCCACGATTAAATCGGTCTGCCGTGCCAGGAAGGCGGGGATCTGTACGATTTCACAAACAGAGGCTACGGAATCCGCTTGGCCTGCCTCGTGGATGTCGGTTGTCACGGGAAGTCCGGTCTCGGATTTGATCGACTCCAGCATCCGCAAACCTTCGTCGAGTCCAGGCCCCCGGTAGGACTTGATGCTCGTTCGGTTGGCTTTATCGAAACTCGATTTGAAGACGACAGGGAGGCCCAGATCTTCTCCTAATTTCGCAATCGAAGCCGACACCTCTTTAAGCAGATCGAGGCTTTCCATAACACACGGGCCAGCGATCACCATCAACGGGCACCCCGTGCCACAGCGGTAGGCTCTCCGGCCGGGAGTCTGGAAGATGATAGGATCAGAGGGCACTGGCGTCGACTTTCAGCGCAGAAGGGAAGTGATGCAGGACAGGCTCCTATTCTTTCTGTACGAGCAGAGATTGTAAAACGTTGGTCGGACTTTCCCAACAGAACGGGGGCAGAGACCAGAGAATTACCTGCGAGATACGTACAGACGGCACACTTTCACCAAGCTGGTTAATTTACCAATGCGCAATCGGTCCGTTGGGAATTTTGAGCATGGCGGTTGGAACAGACGATTCCCGCTCGCCTTGACGCTCCCGAATTTGCTCGACGATTTCATCGAACTCACTGTAAGAGTTAAACTTACGGAGTCGGTCTTCAAGATCTTCAGGAACTCCCAGCTTGGCTCCATACCAGGCAGAGAACTTGCGGAACATAATGCAACTGTATTGCGCGTGCTGATCGACCATCAGGTAAAAATGTCTGATCAGGAACTGGATTAACTCTTCTGGATCCGGTTCACGGGGCTCCCGTCCCGCACCGTAGTCATCAATTTTGCGGAAAATCCAGGGATCAAAAAGTGCCCCTCTTCCAATGGCCACTGCAGCACAACCGGTCATTTCCATCAACCGATAGGCGTCCGCCGGGTTACGAACATCGCCATTTCCAACAACGGGGATGTTGTCTACCGCTTCCACTGTATCACGGATCCCGTCGACACTGATTTCTCCGTGGAAACCTTGTTCCCGAGTTCGACCATGAATGGTAATAGCTTTGACACCTTGCTGTTCAAACTCGCGGGCGAGGGCAGGAGCAGTAATGTTCTCCGAATCCCACCCCAATCGCATCTTGACTGTCACGGGGATGTCAACCGCGTTGACCACCAGTGAGACCAACTGACAGGCGTTATCCGTATCACACATCAGTCGGGCGCCACCACCGTTTCCAGTGATTTTCGCCATGGGACAGCCCATATTGATGTCGATCGATTTATAGTTCTGATCTTCCAGGAACTTCGCCGCTTCAACGAGGTGCTCGGTTTTGCCACCGTAAATCTGCACTGCCATCGGTGTATCTTCGGGACACGTCCGTGTCAGCTCGACCGCTCTTTTTCCCCGCGCAAGTATACTGTCCGCCAGCACGAGGTCAGTCGTTGCGAGCCCCAGTCCTCCCAGTTCGCGAATAGCCAGCCGAAAGGAGAGGTGCGTAAATCCAGCCAACGGCGCCAGGAAGAACCGTGTGGGTATCGTCCTACCACCGATGACAATCGGTTTGTCGGCGGGATCGATCGGGATTCCAATCGGCTGGGAAGTTTCTGTCAGTTCGGTACTCATGATGGTGTGTACCTTACGAAACCGGCTCAGGAGCTGACAACATCAAATCGAGTTCAAACCTGCAGCAGCCTATGAATTACTGACGTCCGCCACAGTCCATTCACCATCGATGAGACGACTTGTTTCCCCGGTAGGGTTCTTATCCTGCAACGTCGCAGGGAGTCGATGCGGGCGGACGTTGTCATAACATTGAAGCATACCAAACCTTACGAGAGACGCCGGAATACCGACCGAGGTGAATCCGGGATGCCCGGTCGAAGGGTAGGGCCCGCCATGATTCATTGAAGGGACAACAGCAACTCCGGTGGGCATTTTGTCGTTTAGCAGGCGACCGACTTTCTGACGGAGAACCGGAGCTACCTGATCGTAGGCTGCGTCATCCTTACCAGTCGATTCACTGTACAAACAACCGGTCAGATTTCCTTCTAGGGACTCGGCAATGGCGAGCATCTGCTTAACGTCGTCAGCAACAACCAGTAACGAAGCATTTCCAAACGCCTCTGACTGCAGCGCCTCGGCATTCTTGAGAAAGTCGGCAGCAGAAACTTTGAGCAGCGTGTTCTGACAGGTCAAACGATCCCCGTCGACCGCTTCTCCTCCCGTTAGCAATTCGGCGCCAGCTGCTTTCAGGGTGCGAATACCGTCGAGTAAATTCTGTTCGACATTCTTCGCCAGAAGCGTTCCCGTCGGAGCCGCTTTGAATTTTTCGGTTACCGACTTAATGAAGTCCTGCCCCGCCGAGGTCGCGGGGACTACCACGAGACCGGGATTCGTACAGAACTGCCCCGTTCCCATGAGGCAACTGCCGGTAAATTCTTCCGCGAGGCTTTCTCCTTTTTCTTCCAGAACTTCGGGCAGCAGGAAGATGGGGTTGATGCTGGATAGCTCCAGATAGATTGGTTTCCCTGCTTTGTCCGCAGCCGCTTTCAAAGCCAGTCCCCCTTGGCGAGAACCGGTAAAAGCAGTCGCCCCCATCAGCGGATGAGAGACGAGTTTCTCGCCATCTTTGTAATCCATCTGGTACAGGAGTTGGACGAAGCCGGGAGGCATTTGTGTTTTTTCCGCCGCCATGTAAGCTGCTTCGGCCAGAATGCGAGTGGTCGCCGGATGAGCGGGATGTCCTTTGGTAATCACTGGATTTCCTGCCGCAACGGCTGCCGCAAAGTCTCCCCCCGCCATTCCATTGAATGCCAGTGGGAAGTTATTCGGTCCGAATATGGCAATGGGCCCGAGTGGTCCGAACTCCGAACGAATGTTCGATGCGGTGTCAATCGTCGCCTGCTTCCAGGCGCCCGTTCGCGCGGCCTGCGCCGCAGTGCGCAACTGATTCGACGTGCGTGGAAGTTCCACATCTTTAATTCGAGGGGAGACCGGATAGGCCGTTTCCAGATGCGCCGCTTCCACCAGAGCGTCAGCGCGGGCTTCGATCTCAATCGCGTAATCTTCCAGGAAGCGTGCGAACCGCTCGCCCGGCCATTGTTTAACAGCACTGGCAGCCACTGCTGCTGCCTGAATCGCCTCTTTAATTTCGGACCAGGGACTAACGGGGAACTGTTCAGGCAACAATTCGCCTGTTGCTGGATTCAGGGCTTGAAAAGTTTCCTTGCCTGCTGATTCGATCCACTTTCCTCCGATGAGGACTTTGCTAACCGCCATGAGTCACCTTCCAATATTGAATAGGCACCGCGAAAACCGCGTTGAATGTTTTGCATTTGAGTTTTGGGAAGACCTATTTTCTCGACTGACCCGGAGGACCGCAACCCACTTGGCCTAATCCACCGCTATTCATCGACACCTGTGTCGGGGCCACTCTCTCGAAGCTGCTGGATGAATTCATCGGAGAGTCCGGCCGCTCGCCTCGCCTCGTCCTGAAAGGTGTCCCCTTTCGCTTTGAACGGTCGCAAAGGCCAGTGGAGATGTTTGCAAAAGGCTTCCCAGTCCGAATCGCCAGGTGCCTTCATCTTACGCAGCCATTCGATACCAAAAGAGACATGGCCGATTTCATCTTTGTGAATCTGACGCATCATCGCTGCACTTTTAGGATCACCCGCTTCCAGGAAGAAGGTTTCGAATTCAATCGTATGGTCGAGGTTCCGCCCTTCGAAGGTGAGAGGTAACCCGGCGAGGTAGTCGAGTTCGTTTTCGAAACTGAGAGCTTTCTTCCAGATGTAGCAGTTCACTGGCAAATCACCGAATTTAATCCCCAATGCCGCCCCGCGAACTTGATGCATGCGGGTATGCCGCTGTTCGTCCGCCATCACGGTGGTCATGCCCAAGCGGAACTCCGTAGGCGCTTCAGGAAAGGCAAGCAGCATGTAGGCCATCACTTCGAGGGCCTGTAACTCGTGGTTGGCCATGATGTGATGGGCCACAGCACGTTTCTGTTGATCTTTAAAACTGAGCGGGTGCGGCATCGATGGTGCAGAACGTCGCGGAGCAAACTGCAAATTCGCAGGACGAGTGGGTTCTTCCACCCGGAGAGGGTCCCCCGGATGCTCGTCGGTGAAGGGTTCCTCCACCGGCCGCAGTTTCTCTTCCAGAGAATCGGAGAGCAGAACACGTTCAGCAAAATGGCGGATTTCCATTGGGGAGTATCAACATGAAAGAACGAGGCGAGTTAACCACGTCCTCCTTCGCAGCAAGTTTCACAAATCGTATGGCAGCGGGAACAGACCGTCTTCAACTTGATATCAATCAATTCCCCGCCACAAACGGGACAACAGCGCCGACAAGCCTCGGCAGCAGGAGGTGTGTTTTCAGAATGAAGGGCGACATCACGATTGATCGTCATGGAACTCACTCCTTGAGTCGGTTGAGGAATAAACAACGGGGCACAGTATCCTTTGATACCGAAATCAGCAGAGAGGTTCAACTAGAACCTCTCTTGTTCTCCTGAATAAAGCGACTCCTGATTTATTCAGGTCTCAATTTCGTGTGACCGATCCCATGGAACAGATCGTAATGTCCGCACTGTATTCTCTCATCTCCTCGTAGTATAATTTCGATTGAACAAATGAATGCCCAGCGTCTAAATGAATGCCCCGTTTAATTGAAAGAGGTTGCATGTCCACCATCTGGATACAACGTGAGATCAGGTTGCCGGCGAAGCGGCGTGGGTTTCATATTGTGACCCATCTGATTGAAAATGAGATTCCTGAACTTGAACTGTTGGAGTGCGGGATTCTGCATCTCTTTATCAAACATACTTCCGCCTCGATTTCCATCAATGAAAACGCTGACTCTGATGTGCCCATCGATTTGGAATCGTCAATGAATGCGATTGCTCCGGAGGATTTTCCTTACCGGCATACGTGTGAAGGGCCGGACGATATGCCCGCGCATGTCAAAAGTTCGCTGATTGGGGCATCGCTGAATATCCCTGTGACGAATGGTCGGTTGAACTTAGGAACGTGGCAAGGTATTTATTTATGCGAACACCGCGATCATGGTGGCAGCCGCAAAATCGTCATTACTTTACAGGGATCCAAAGGGGAATAAACCACCATGCAGATTAAACTCGACTATGGAACTACGGGCATGTTGGTCGAAGTTCCAGACCAGAACATCGTCGGCCCCTTAACCTTGAAACCGGCTGAACCTATTGAAGATACAGAGGCGGCGGTGCTGGAAGTCCTCCGGCGACCCACCGGTACCAAACCACTCAAGGAACTGGCCGCAGGTAAGTCTTCCGCCTGCATTCTAATCTGTGACATCACGCGACCTGTTCCCAATCAAGTTATTCTCGAACAGATTTTACCGGAACTCGAATCTGCCGGTGTTGAACGAAGTGCGATTACAATCCTGATCGCTACTGGTCTTCATCGCCCGAACGAAGGGGAGGAACTCATCGAGTTGGTCGGTGAGGAGATTGCGAAAAACTATCGCGTTGAAAATCACTTCGGAAAAAATCGGGATGAGCATACCTACCTTGGCGAATCGACTCGTGGTGTGCCGGCCTGGATTGATACCCGATTTGTTGAAGCGGATCTAAAAATCACCGTCGGCCTCATTGAACCTCATCTAATGGCGGGATACTCGGGAGGGCGTAAATTGATCTGCCCCGGCATCGCGGCACTGGAAACGGTCAAGGTGTGGCACAGCCCACGATTTATTGAACACCCCAATGCCGACTGCGGCATCCTGGAAGGGAACCCGGTTCACGAAGAGAATACTGAGATCGCGAAGATGGCGGGCTGCGATTTCATCGTGAACGTAACCCTGGATGAACAGCGCCGCGTTACAAAAGTGGTCGGCGGTGACATGGAAGCGGCCTTCATGGAGGGCGTGCGTTTTGTAGAACAGTTCGTCAAAGCGGAAGTCAACGGTAAATGTGATGTTGTCTTGACCAGCTCCGCCGGATATCCACTCGACAATACCTTTTACCAGTCGATCAAAGGTTTAACGGGAGTCCTTCCTATTATCAAAGAAGGAGGCCGCATCATCATCGTGGCGAAAATTGGCGAAGGGATCGGTAGCCCGGAGTTCCAGCAACTGTTTGAAGAGAACGAGAACCTTGTCACGTTCATGGATCGCATCACAAACACGGATTACTTCGTGATGGACCAGTGGCAATTGGAAGAGCTGGCCAAAGTCTGCCGGAAGGCAAAAGTCACTTATGTGACGGAAGGGCTCTCCGCAGAGCAACTTAAAAACTTGTACGTTGAATCAGCCCCCTCAGTCGAGGTCGCTATCCAAGCGGCACTCCAGGAGCATGGCACCGACGCGAAGATTGCCGTAATCCCTAAAGGGCCGTACGTTCTTCCGGTACTTGCCTGATCGGCGATCGCCATATAAGTCTGGCAATCTCCTCACATCGTCATGAACAGGATCTAGCTGACGTACTTCTGCAGGATTGCGGGCAGTTCAGAAGTAAACTGACCACGGGTGAACACGCCTGCGCAGCCGAGTTCCTGGGCCTGCTTCAACTTGTCGACTTCGACGTGGGGGCCGAACGCGACCGTTTTCGCTTTCAGTTCTGCCGAGGTCTTCCTTAGAAGCGTCTCCAGATTCAATCCGGGGGTATTCAAATCGAGGACCATGCCGACGAAGTCGTCGTTCGCATCCAGAACTGACTCGGCTTTGGCACCGCTCATGACGGTCTCGCAGCTCAAACCTAACATTTGTGCGGTACCAGAAACTTTGCTGGTAAAAATGAGATCGCTGCAGACAACGAGATAACGGGACATAAGAGCACATTCGCTTTCAGGCGGACAGAATTGACAGGTTATTAAGTGGCGTTCCCCGGAAATAGAGCGGGCATTCCATCGAGTTATAGAAGGGAATCGACGTGCGCCGCAACCGGGAATGGTTCTCTGAAGCTCAGAACAGGAAAATTCGAGATCGAGAGCCTGCTAGGAGTGGTGATTCCATTCTCCGTTTGTGGTACAAAAGAGCTCATTCAAGAAGATTTTAATCATCTTCTATTCATTTCTTCATCTGTTTGCGGATCGAAAGAGCCTGCCTTTTTTCTTTGCAGGACCTCCGCAGACTTCGACGCTCGACTTTTCCTCGGCTCCGACAGGGTTTCACTATGCTTTCGAATATCGACCTGGCTGTTTTAATCGTCTACCTCGGTGGAATGGTTGCCTTCGGTTTCTGGTTCGCTCGTAAGAGTTCCAGCACTGAAGAGTTCATGGCCGCGGGACGTTCCTTACCTGGCTGGGCTGTCGGCTTGTCTATCTTTGGAACGTTTGTCAGTTCGATCTCTTTCCTGGCCAACCCAGGGAAATCGTTCGGCGGGAACTGGAACCCCTTCGTTTTTGGACTGTCACTGCCACTCGCTGCGTTTATCGCCGCGAAATGGTTTGTGCCCTTTTATCGTAAATCGGGCGAAGTCTCCGCCTATTCTCATCTGGAACATCGATTCGGTGTCTGGGCTCGCTTGTATGTCGTCTGTTGTTTCCTGGTGCTGCAAATCGTCCGTATAGGCGTGATCATGATGCTGGCAGCAACCCCCATTCGCTTGATGACCGGTTGGGACATGTCGACGATCATCATTGTGATTGGAATTCTCGTCACCCTCTATACCTTGCTCGGGGGGATTGAAGCGGTGATCTGGACCGACGTGGTTCAGAGTGTCGTACTGACAGGCGGGGCTATTTTGTGCATCATCCTCATCATGATCGACATGCCCGAAGGACCGGGACAGATTTTCGATATCGCCATGAATGCCGAAGTTGACGGAAAAACGGTAAACAAATTCTCGCTTGGTTCGTTCTCCCCCTCTCTGATGGTTGCTGCACCGACTTTCTGGATCACCTTGATTTACGGTCTGTTTATTAACCTGAATAACTTCGGGATCGATCAAAGTTTCGTCCAACGCTACATCACAGCCAAAACCGACAAAGACGCGACTCAGAGTGTCTGGTTGGGAGCTTGGTTGTTTCTGCCGACTTCGGCTATGCTCTTCTTCATCGGTACTGCACTTTACGCCTACACCCAGGCGGACACCGGTTTCCTGGAAGAAGCCGCCCACAATGTTCGAGCGTTTGATGAAAATGTCGACGCCGACACGGCCCATGAGGACGTCTTGAAAAACGACGAAGTCTTCCCGGCGTTCATCGCCTACCGACTTCCCGTAGGGGTGAAAGGGATCCTCATTGCCGCGATCTTCGCAGCCGCGATGAGTAGTATCGACAGTAGCTTGAACAGCTCAGCGACATTGATTCTGGCAGACTTCTACAAACGATTTAAGAACCCGAATGCGAGCGAGCGGGCATCAATGACCGTACTTTACTCCACCACATTAATCCTGGGATTTATAGGCACCCTACTTGGGTTGGGTTTAATGGGCCAGGATTCAATGCTCGATATCTGGTGGAAACTCTCCGGGATACTTTCGGGGGGAATGCTCGGATTATTCCTGTTGGGCATTATTTCCAAACGGGCGGGAAACCCGGCAGCAATACTTGGAGTCATTCTCGGAATGATTGTGATTGCCTGGATGACCATTTCCAGCATTATCGAATCACTCGACAAAGCGATCGCAGACCCCTCTAGTCCTTCACCCTTTGAATTCATGCGAGGCATCATTGAGCCGATTCGAATTGTCGAAACCAACATGAATGGTTTGATGACGATCGTCTTTGGAACCTTAACGATTGTATTGAGCGGAATGCTGTTTGGTCTCTTCTTCAAGAAACCCCAACCCATCGAGCCGAAGAACAGTATTGAGGCCTCGTCCGAGAAGTAAGCAACTGTTTCTCGGTTTCCAATAAATAACAAAACGGATTGCGCGGCAGACGACAGGGATTTTGTCGTTACAACAACGATAAAGAGAAAAGATGACTGATTCTAAATTACCTAAACCGCTCAGCGGCATTATCCCTCCGATGATCACTCCGTTAAAGGATCGAAACACGCTCGACATCGAGGGTCTCGAACGGTTGGTCGAACATATTATTGCCGGGGGCGTTCATGGTCTATTCGTCTTGGGCACGACGGGGGAAGCCCCGAGCCTCAGCTATCAGTTACGACAGGAAGTGCTGGAGCGAACCTGCAACCTGGTGAAAGGCCGCATTCCCGTGATTGTCGGCATCACCGATACTTCTTATGTGGAATCCGTCAACCTGGCTGAGTTCGCCGCCGACTGTGGTGCCGATGCCGTGGTGCTTGCCGCTCCGTATTACTTCCCAGCGGGACAACCGGAACTCCTGGAATATGTCACCCATATTGCACCGGAGCTTCCGCTGCCAATGTATCTGTACAACATGCCGAGCCTCACCAAAGTGACGTTCGATCCCAGCATGGTCAAACAGGCTTTAGACATCCCCAACGTCATCGGGCTTAAAGACAGCTCGGGAAATATGATCTATCTGCATGAGATCATTCAGATCTGCAAAGACCGTCCCGACTTCACCTTACTCGTGGGTCCCGAACAGCTACTGGCCGAGTCTGTTTTGATGGGTGGCCATGGTGGAATTAACGGAGGAGCCAACCTGGCGCCGAAGTTGTACGTCGATCTGTACAATGCTGCCAAAGCAGAAGACATGGCGACCGTCCGCAAACTGCACAATCAGGTTATGGAACTGGCCATGTCGATCTACACCGTTGGCAAACATGGTTCGACCTACCTGAAAGGGCTTAAATGTGCTCTCTCTTGTGCCGGTATCTGTAGCGACATGCTGGCCGAGCCATTCACAAACTTTAAAGATGCTGAACGGGCACAGGTTAATTCGGCCTTGGAGAAATTGGGATTGCTCTCTGACAAAGCTTCCTGTTGAATGCAACGGCCTGCAAATTTTGCCTGAAAGTTAAGACAGCCCCCGCCGGTAAACTCGCCGGTGGGACTACTGCGGTTCCAGTCTAAATTTGTTGACAGCCGTTATCGGGGTGATAGAATCGAATGGCAGTTTATGTACTGCCGAGCTTCGATTCACCTTCTTATTACCCTTTCATTTTCCGCAGATACGGATGGGGTGGCTGTTATGGGAAAAACTTATTTCCGACGCTACCGGATGGAAATCGACCTTTCTCACTCCGACATACCGACTCCGCATCTCCCCGAAGAATATCGTTGGGTAGAGTGGACGCCGGACCTGCTGGAACGGCACGCGCTGGTAAAGTATGAAAGCTTCTCTCAAGAGCTGGACTCAGTCGTCTTTCCTTGCCTGGGCCATTTGACGGGGTGCCAGCGACTGATGGGAGACATCACCCACCAGAAAAGTTTTGTCCCCGCCGCAACCTGGCTGATTATGTCTCGGCCGCACCAGGAATTCTTCGGCCTCGACTGCGGGACTATTCAAGGGATTGTCCAGTCGACCAACCTCGGTGCAATTCAGAACGTGGGCGTCATCCCCGAACATCGCGGACAGGGATTGGGACGTGCTCTCGTTTGCAAATCGCTTCAAGGCTTTCAAGCCGCCGGCATCCGCCGCGTCTACCTGGAAGTCACCGCCCAGAACAGCAGCGCCGTCGAACTCTACCATTCCATCG is part of the Polystyrenella longa genome and harbors:
- the larA gene encoding nickel-dependent lactate racemase, which codes for MQIKLDYGTTGMLVEVPDQNIVGPLTLKPAEPIEDTEAAVLEVLRRPTGTKPLKELAAGKSSACILICDITRPVPNQVILEQILPELESAGVERSAITILIATGLHRPNEGEELIELVGEEIAKNYRVENHFGKNRDEHTYLGESTRGVPAWIDTRFVEADLKITVGLIEPHLMAGYSGGRKLICPGIAALETVKVWHSPRFIEHPNADCGILEGNPVHEENTEIAKMAGCDFIVNVTLDEQRRVTKVVGGDMEAAFMEGVRFVEQFVKAEVNGKCDVVLTSSAGYPLDNTFYQSIKGLTGVLPIIKEGGRIIIVAKIGEGIGSPEFQQLFEENENLVTFMDRITNTDYFVMDQWQLEELAKVCRKAKVTYVTEGLSAEQLKNLYVESAPSVEVAIQAALQEHGTDAKIAVIPKGPYVLPVLA
- a CDS encoding DNA-binding transcriptional response regulator, with amino-acid sequence MSRYLVVCSDLIFTSKVSGTAQMLGLSCETVMSGAKAESVLDANDDFVGMVLDLNTPGLNLETLLRKTSAELKAKTVAFGPHVEVDKLKQAQELGCAGVFTRGQFTSELPAILQKYVS
- a CDS encoding sodium:solute symporter yields the protein MLSNIDLAVLIVYLGGMVAFGFWFARKSSSTEEFMAAGRSLPGWAVGLSIFGTFVSSISFLANPGKSFGGNWNPFVFGLSLPLAAFIAAKWFVPFYRKSGEVSAYSHLEHRFGVWARLYVVCCFLVLQIVRIGVIMMLAATPIRLMTGWDMSTIIIVIGILVTLYTLLGGIEAVIWTDVVQSVVLTGGAILCIILIMIDMPEGPGQIFDIAMNAEVDGKTVNKFSLGSFSPSLMVAAPTFWITLIYGLFINLNNFGIDQSFVQRYITAKTDKDATQSVWLGAWLFLPTSAMLFFIGTALYAYTQADTGFLEEAAHNVRAFDENVDADTAHEDVLKNDEVFPAFIAYRLPVGVKGILIAAIFAAAMSSIDSSLNSSATLILADFYKRFKNPNASERASMTVLYSTTLILGFIGTLLGLGLMGQDSMLDIWWKLSGILSGGMLGLFLLGIISKRAGNPAAILGVILGMIVIAWMTISSIIESLDKAIADPSSPSPFEFMRGIIEPIRIVETNMNGLMTIVFGTLTIVLSGMLFGLFFKKPQPIEPKNSIEASSEK
- a CDS encoding dihydrodipicolinate synthase family protein, translating into MTDSKLPKPLSGIIPPMITPLKDRNTLDIEGLERLVEHIIAGGVHGLFVLGTTGEAPSLSYQLRQEVLERTCNLVKGRIPVIVGITDTSYVESVNLAEFAADCGADAVVLAAPYYFPAGQPELLEYVTHIAPELPLPMYLYNMPSLTKVTFDPSMVKQALDIPNVIGLKDSSGNMIYLHEIIQICKDRPDFTLLVGPEQLLAESVLMGGHGGINGGANLAPKLYVDLYNAAKAEDMATVRKLHNQVMELAMSIYTVGKHGSTYLKGLKCALSCAGICSDMLAEPFTNFKDAERAQVNSALEKLGLLSDKASC
- a CDS encoding GNAT family N-acetyltransferase, with amino-acid sequence MGKTYFRRYRMEIDLSHSDIPTPHLPEEYRWVEWTPDLLERHALVKYESFSQELDSVVFPCLGHLTGCQRLMGDITHQKSFVPAATWLIMSRPHQEFFGLDCGTIQGIVQSTNLGAIQNVGVIPEHRGQGLGRALVCKSLQGFQAAGIRRVYLEVTAQNSSAVELYHSIGFRILRTLYKAVETVTAEV